From Choloepus didactylus isolate mChoDid1 chromosome 19, mChoDid1.pri, whole genome shotgun sequence, one genomic window encodes:
- the LOC119515747 gene encoding protein FAM89A encodes MSGSAPPGAAGGSGGIRGLRVDGLPPLPKSLSGLLNSSSGGGASGGWRHLERLYAQKSRIQDELSRGGAGGGRGRAAAVPPKPPNLDAALALLRKEMVGLRQLDMSLLCQLYSLYESIQEYKGACQAAASPDCTYALENGFFEEEEDYFQEQSALQDGRERGAPRDLSLPVSPLSSSDWILESI; translated from the exons ATGAGCGGGTCGGCGCCGCCGGGGGCCGCGGGCGGTTCGGGCGGGATTCGGGGGCTGCGGGTGGACGGGCTGCCCCCTCTGCCCAAGAGCCTCAGCGGGTTGCTCAACTCCTCGTCGGGCGGCGGCGCGTCGGGGGGCTGGCGGCACCTGGAGCGGCTGTACGCACAGAAGTCCCGCATCCAGGACGAGCTGAGCCGCGGGGGCGCGGGGGGCGGCAGGGGCCGAGCCGCGGCGGTGCCCCCTAAGCCCCCCAACCTGGACGCCGCGCTGGCGCTGCTCCGCAAGGAG ATGGTTGGCCTCCGACAGCTGGACATGTCCTTGCTCTGTCAACTGTACAGCCTCTACGAGTCAATTCAGGAGTATAAGGGTGCCTGCCAAGCGGCCGCCAGCCCAGACTGCACTTATGCTCTGGAAAAtggcttctttgaggaggagGAAGACTATTTCCAGGAGCAGAGCGCTCTCCAGGATGGGAGGGAACGAGGGGCTCCGCGGGACTTGTCGCTGCCTGTCTCCCCCCTCTCCAGCAGTGACTGGATTCTGGAGTCCATCTAG